The Tenrec ecaudatus isolate mTenEca1 chromosome 12, mTenEca1.hap1, whole genome shotgun sequence genomic interval CACCCACTACTCCAGAGTCAGAGATCAAAGCCACTTGTAGAACAGGGCCTCAGGAGAGCCTCTGTCACGGCCATGTAGCTGCGCTggaagtggggagcaggggaGCCGAGAAACAAGCTTTCCAAAGGTGTCAGAGTCACCGCCTACTCATACGCTGTGCGGCTTCCGCAATCTTAAGCCTCTGCTTTTCAGAGTTCTAACAGAGTTGAGATTAGTGTTAGTGCGCGAGcagctgccaactacaaggtcaatggttcagaaccagcagctgctccgtgggaaagagaggaagttttctcctcctataaagactttcagtctcaggaatccagatgggcagttctaccctgtcctctggggttgaTAGGAATCGGCTCGACTCAAGCGCAGCGGGCGAGAGGCTTCTGAGCTGATTAGTGTCTGGGCTGTCGCCATCCCCCAGAGGTGCTTCCGCGGACGTGTGGAGCCCCGGGTGCAGGCAGCCCATCGGACTTATCCTAAGACACTGTCCGTTCTCATCACATCTGCGGCgaggctgggggggaggggcggggaacaCTGACAAAAGAGCAAATGCAAATCCAATTTTATTGATCAAAAGAAATGACGAGCCGGGCTGGGAATTCTAACCATCTGGTGGCATCAATCTGGCCAGAGAGAAAAGTGGAGAGTGGAGAAAAATAGGAAGGAAAAAGCAAGGGGCGGGGGGCGAGAGCAGGAAGGAAGGGCCAGCAGCCTGGTGTCCGGGGCCTTGGAAACAGCTCAGTCACGGCTCCAGATgtgcgggggaggggaggtggcacGTGGCGGGGCCACTAGAACGGCAGCAGCTCCTCCCTCGGGATGTTGAGGACGACGTCCATGTCTGGGGGACACCTGGCAGGAGAGGCCAAGCAGGGATTGGCCAGAAAGAGTTGGGGACAGGAAAGACACACCCGGTGAGAAGCCCTCTCCTTTGGAAGACTGGCACTGGCAGCCCTTCAGAGAGGTGCAGGCTTGCAGGGCAGAGGCTCGGCCCGAGGGCTGGGCAGCAGCCAGGGGGGAAGCCTTGCCCTATGTTGTCCTGGCCGAGCTGCTCCCTCTCTAAAGCCTCCCTCCTTCCAGGGGCGCCTGTGGCCCAGACATTCCACTGGGCACCCCTGGGCATCAAGGGTGCTAGACCGCTTCTAGACCCTGGCCAAGGTGAGGGTTAGGAAAAGATGGTTTCTTTACTTGGGTCTCCGAAGCAGGACATCCGCAAAGATGATCTCTCGGGGTTGCCGGATCTGCGTTTGGAGGTGCCGCACCTGGGCCCTTAGGGCGGGAATTTCCTCCAGAAACTCTTGATTAAACTGAGAGGGAGACAGGAAAAGTAAAAGGCAGCGAGGATAGAGGAGCAGAGGCTTCTGGGAAATGCCGTGGGCTCGGTGAAGGGGCAGGGCAACCTGATCTCTGGGGCGGGCCTCCCAGGACCGGATGGGGTCCTTGGGCTCCAGGGCGGGGCCtcccggggaggggaggggaggggagaggcggGGCCTCCCAGGACAAGGTAGGGCTTGGCTCACTCAAGCCAATCAAGGCGAGAGGAGGATCAGGGGCAAGGGGGCAGCACTGCAAAGGGGACAGAGTTGGGGGCGTTGCTTGGAATGAGAATGACTGGTGGTGATGATTGAAGGCCACTCACGacgccaggagagaccaggagaAAAGACAAGGCAGTGCAGATGAAGGGAAGTAGTAGTTAACGTGAGCCATGGGCAAGGGACCTCTGGGGTGAAGGTGGTAGCCTGTTCAGGACCGTGGGATGGCTGTGGCTGGGCAGGTGATGACGGGTGAGGGCCCTGTTCCTGAGGGAAGGCCTCTGGGCCAGTGTGAGTCCCCCCCCAGcggcccccctcccacctccaatAAACTCCAAGTTAAAGAAAGAACAACTTGACTTGGGAGACCAACACCAGAGATGGAAACCTTCCTGAGCGTCAGATTAGGGCACACCCCACTCCCACAGGTCCTGGGGACTTGCCCACCCCTCGGCTTCCTCACAGAGGCGCCCAACACCTTCCTTACCCACTCACATCTCTGAACTTGTCAATGTatctcaggatgtcctggttgtcCCGGGTGTTCTGTACAAGGATCTCCTGATGGGGCCGCAGGGCTCTCTGGGGACAGAAAGGGAGGGGACCTGGAGGTTGACTAGAAGGAAACAGGCTGGAGGGGACCCGGGAGGCCCACCCCAGCAACCTGGCTGCTCACCTCGGCCAGAGACCTCAGAAGATCCCTTTTCTTCTCCTGAATCTTATTGAACAaggactccagaaccttcttgCGCATCTCCTGAAGGTCGTCGACCTCATCCTGAGGGCCAGCAAGAGGATGTGGGCCGCCAGGCCTGGCTCCTGCACAGGCCAGCGGGGCAGAGCCAGGGCTCAGCTACCTGCTGCAAGTCTTTCATCTGTTGGAGCTGGCGTAGAAGGGTGGAGATTTGGACTGACTTGAGGGGGTACTCGTGGTCCATGTAGGTGCTCAGGAAGTTGACTTCCTCCTGGGTCTTCTTGATCTTGGCATTCAACTGGTCCACCTGCTGCTCCAGGTCTGGGGATGGTTAAGGGGAGTCCAGAGGAGCCAGAGAGAGGACCCTCCCTTGGGCACCCCTCCCAGGAAGCCTAGAGGACGCTCCTCGGCCATTGGACTGGTGTGTGAGCTGAGAAAGGTTGAAGTCCTAAAGAATCTACCGCCCCCACAGGAGGCAAGGGGCAGAAGAGAGACACTAATCTGGGTGTAAGGTCCCTGACCTTGTCCCAGCTCTGTCATGGCCTGTCACCCTCTGGAGCTCAGCTTCCTCACGTGCCCCTTCTCAGGGAAAAGCAGGCAGAGGGAAGCAGTGGCACTTGCTCTCGAGACAAAAACCACCACCGGACTGAGACCAGGTCTATCGTGGCCTCCCCCTTGGAGAGGCTCTGTGGTCGGTCACCTGACACACTGTCCTCACCCTCAGAAAGGTTTCAGTTAGCTCTGGAGAAAGAAGGCCTAATGCCCAGTGGGACTGGGAGCCAGGACACCTAGGACCTGGCCCAGCTACTTAGTCTCACAGGGGCCTTGGGATTGGATGCTGCCTCCTAGCTTAGTAACCTTGGGCAGGCTCCTTGGCCACCCTTGGCCTCAGTGTTCCCATCTGTGAAAGGGCAGGGCAGTCCTGGCCTCACAGGTGGATGCAATGACTGAGGGAGAATGTGCccattaaaaatgaataaataaataaaggcagaCACCTACAGAGAGAGCTGGATCAGTTGATGCACTCTGAGTGGGGTCAAGAAGGGAGGTGTGAGGTGCGTACCCTGCCGATGATCTCCCCAAATCAAGGAAGTCCCTCCAGGGATTCTTACAGTtcatcttctcttcctcctcctgctcaAACTTCTGTAGCTCACCCTCGAACTCCTCCAGCCGCTTCTTGTTGGAATATTCCACAATGTCGATGACATTCTGCGGGGCGGGCGGGGCCGGAGGGGGGGCAGTTCATTCCAGCCTCTGCTGACACTCGCTGCCAAAGACCAGGGGAGGGAGCAGGTTGTGCCCCCTTGGCACTTCCTCAGTGCAGCCCAAAGCAGAACAGACTAAGACCAGGAGAACAGTCACCACTGCCCTACCCTGCTCCAgactttctcctcccctcccactccacCTCAGAGTGCTCGTGGCCTAGTGGCTCTTCGGAAGAAATGTTCGTGTAACTTCTGCTGTCTGTTGAGTGTGAACACCATCGACTTGAGGCAGAGACCCAAGGTCCCCTTCATCATCAAAGGCCAAGACTCGATTCACGGGGATCCCTGTGCCCTCACGGTTGGCGACATCTAATCTGGATTGTTTGGACCCAACGGGCAAATTTATAGTTTCTTCTAAAGTATCTTTCTGAACAGGCTCTCCATTTTCATTTGGTTGTTTTTCCAAATTGGGAGTACTTTCCACAGTCGCTTTTCATTGGTGTTGAGGTAATCACGTGCCACCTGGTCACTAGTTCTCCATTTCCTGGAGAGTTTGTCTTCTGTGGAAGGGCAGATATGGTTTCTCCAGTAAGAACtcctttggctgctaaccaaaaggtcagcagtttgaaaccgtcaACCAGTCCCGGGgcaaaagacaagactttctgcttAGTTAAACAGCTATCGTCtcgaaaacccacaagggccgcTCTCCCCTGTTCTATGAGGTCTCCGTGAGTCGGATCGtaatcaactggatggcggtgagtttggtttggttcttggACCACCCGTCTCAGCCAACGGCCCTACCACCCTGTGGGAGGAGCACAGAGCCTGGTGCCAGAGGACCTGGATTCAATCCCAGTTCTGACCTTGCTAGCTGGGTGACCTTTGAGCAAGTCCACTACCTCTCTGTCCTTCCATTCGTGACTTCCTGTGCAAATGGAGGTGGTCAGGAtcctgtgtgtgcgtgtatgtagaTGTTAGGAGGCTGGGGGCACAGGTGGTGAGGAGGTGGACACTAGAGGTCAGGTTGGCAATTTGGCCACCAGTGGAAGCGAGGCCTAGTGACCTGCTTAAATCCCTAAGGAGCAGTTGTGCTCTGCACATATGATGCCACCCTGAGTGGATATCGTGGTCaccaacagtgtgtgtgtgcacgcgaacAGCACTTTTACTACATTGTATTTGTGATAGCGGCTACTTTCTCTTGCACACCTACTGTATGCCAAGGAAGGGCATTGACCCTCCAAGATGCTCATCAAAGGTGAACTCAGTCAGTCTTCCGGCTAGTGATGGGACCCTAGCTTCCATCTGATCCAAAAGCCAGGCTGGATGGGGCAAGGGGAGAAGGACGCGGGTTCCAGAAGGAAGAAGTCGCTTGAGCAGACTTGGGGCACCAGGGGCATGGGTAGCaaaaggctgggggaggggagatgggaaggaggggcgggggtggggggggcgcgggGCGCCACCAGTGCCTGCAGGGTCTTACACTGAGGATGTCCTGCTGCTGCAGCATTTCCCGCGATTGCAGGGCCGAGCTGTCCTCCATGTTCTGGATAGTCTTGACCAGGTCCTGGTTGCGCTTAATGAGAAACTTCTCGTGGTCCTGGAGCTCCCGGAGCGAGATTTGCCGGCTCTTGAGCACCGCCTGCAGGCAGAGGGAAGGAAGGCGAGCCTAGGAGCCTGCGCCTTCCCGCCGGACACCTGCCCCCACCGTGTGGCCACGCCTGGTAGACGCAACCGAGCTGGGCGATGGGTCCCCCATTGTCTTTGGGTCCCATCTCCATTCTGAAATGCgcactttccccaaatttttcaCCTTTGGAGTAGAGAATGCTCATAGCTCCGTTatttgggagaggaggggggaaggtagaagaatgagctgataccaagggctcaaacagaaagaagatgctttgaaaatgatggcaacatatgtattaatgtgcttgacacagtggatatatgtctggattgtgatacgagctgtaagagcccccaataaaatgattttttaaagttcccTTATTTAAAGAATCAAAACAAAAAGGTGTCTTATTACTGACGGCCTCTTAGAATCAATATAGTATCAATACAGTAAAATCAGAAAGTGGAAAGGTGATGACCTGTCAGTGAATGAAGACTTACATATTTTCCACTAAAATACTTCCATGTACATAACCCTGCAAGCACGGTGATCTACAGAGAGATGCTTAGACAGACACACAGGGTGAACAGGTGGGGGGGCACATAGAGTGGGAGTCTACTCACAAATACAGAGCTATTTGTACACTGCTATCGACCTTTGCTGAAAATCCATctatgaatgtggtggagcaacAGGGGGCAAAGTTACCTTAAACGCAAACAAACACCTCATGGGAATGAGTCACTGAGCCAAGGGTCTGAGGACCACTGTCTCAGGGGACAGCAGGGTCAAATGGCACCATGacagtgttctacatcctactgaagtgagcagtgactggggtcttTTAAGCAGCTCATAAGCGACCATCTAAGATGCTACTAAccccaagctcagcagttcaaacccatcagcagctccgcaggagaaaagctgagactgtctgctcccatgaagatttatagcctcagagacccacaggggcagtccccctctgtcctatagggtcacaatgagtcagaatcggcttgatggcactgAAACTGGGTTTTGTTGTTCGTTTTTCTCTATAAAGGGGTCTTCCCTGACCCCCAGATCTAATGCTGAACCTGTTTCATTTCATTCCCAATTTTTAATAATGTAAATAGAAACTCGGggctttatgggggcagaaagccccgaccttctactcccataaagaggttcagtctcagaaactaacacaggcagttctaccctgtcctacaaggtggcTTCGAGCCACAATAGACTTGATGACAGCTAAGTCTTAATTTACAGTTTATAATTCCCTGATTTATTTTTCACTTCTCTAATGTGATTTTCTCTAAGACTTACCACCATTGGACACACAATCtctctttctctagtttctggtcTGTCCCGCCTCACTACGATGTTCTGTCCAGAGGAGCGTGGATTTTGTGTCCATCTGGTCACAACTGCGACCCCAGCACACAGAGCAGGGCGCAGAGCTACTGAAAGACTGTACGCCAGTGTTCTTGCATCTGCTTCCTGTGTGTCTCCCCACGGAAGGAGAAGCTCCCTAACAGCATAAATGGGGTGTCCTGCTCACGGCTGTGATGAAACAACCTGACTTCCTTATAGCACTTCTTCCAGTTTTAACTTCTGCCCAATGCTGGGCGTggccatgcaaatagggtgtgaAGTACCCGTAGAGGGGATTGGTTGGTTTTGCCATTCTTCTGGGGATAAGagtgccatctcagaagcagaaagagagaagaaTGCCGAGCCCATCCAGAAGGAAGAGCTACCAGAGAAGCTTGGGTGAGATCCCTGGCGGAAGTGGAGGAGGCCACACAGACCACGACACAGAGCACGGAGGCTGTGAGGTGgagcagtggacttcccagcccacagaacaaggcagaggccaaggggccacgTGGCTGGGAGGCTGAGGCCCAGACTCAcacgtggctgctggctgagaagaggggCTGCTGTGGACACAAGACTATATTCTCACCGTTTCCTGATCCTGACTTGGGGTACCCTGTTACCTCCCCTGATAAATCCCCGTGTTGTTGAGTATTGCCTATGAGCTCTGTGTAGACGttgcagcagagaagtagagtgcggTTGGAGGGGGTGCAGGTGTGGGAATGGGGTGAGCAGAACGGAGAGTGGAGGCACGGCTGACCTCTGCCTTCTGGCAATGGGCAATCGGCCTGGGGCTGCTGAGCCGTTGGAGTTTCCTTCACCCGACAGAAGCCGGGAGAGGTCAGGTGTGGTCTCCATGCCATGGCCTCCACAGCTTTATCTGGCACAGGGCCTGGCAACAAGAGCCCAAGGGCACCTGGGAAAACCTAAGTCAGATCATGCCCCCTCTGCTCTTCCGGCCAGACTCGGCGTGGAAATACCAGGTCTAATGATGGCGCTTTGTCTCCATCGTTCCCTGGCCCCACCATCTTTCCTCCTCACTCGTTTGTCCAGCCATTGCGGCCTCGGGGCCCTCTGGCCATTCCTCCTGGCAATGTCCACATGGCTGTTTCACCTCCAACAGGTCCCAGCTCAGCTGTCCCCCCACCTCGATGGCCTTCCCTGCCCAGCCTCTCTCGGTCATCACCCCTCGCTCCTCCGCGTCTCTCCAGCTGAACcttcttcccatttcctcccaacacAGCACCTGTTCACTGGCCGTGCTTAttgtctctcctcccaggagaccGTGagataacccccaccccccaaccaaggTCAGAAGCCACACCACAGCCAACTCTGCACCACAGAACAGGGCCTGGCACACAGAAGGCGCTCAGGGTAGATTTCTTGggtgagtaaacaaacaaatgactTGCTCCTAAGAGGCAGCATTACCAAGGGATTGGCAGCTCGGGTTTTGCAGCCAAGGCATCTAAGCTCCTGATCTGCCTGAAACACTATCTCATAAAGCACCTTCCAATTCCAAAGTCAGGGAAAATACAGCATCCAAATAAGGAGTtgctttaaaagacaaaaaaattgtttttaaccaTGAAAGAATCTATAgatgaatcctgatcaaaagggggggggggaacaaatgcaaaatgcaggacagaatttcaaattctcatggaatcccGATTTTCTGGGGCCACAGAGGCTGGATGGACCTTGGACACTAAGACCTCAAGATCATATTGAAACCTTTAAGTGAAAATATCTCTTGATGCCGTCTTAAAACCAAATACTAGTTTAGCTTAAGTAATAAAAAATGTCTGCCTTAAGCACCGTGCTCTTTCTAAGCTCTATTTACAGGGCTTCAAATTGTCAATAGCAAGTGCAAAGGTCAGGAAGGAAACTGAGCGGGATGGTTCGGGAGAATGGCTGCCCGGCTCAAGCATCGTGATCAAGTAGAAATCGAGGAACTGGTGTTTGGTCATTTCAACACTTTGAAACattgtttagaccagtggttctaatGCCCCCCGACCTTtttatacagttcttcatgttgtggtgatcccccccaaccctgtccaaccataaaattattttcattgcaacttcatatctgtcattttgctactgttatttatCAGGTGAcagctgtgaaagggtcgtttgaccccaaaggggttgagaccctcaggttg includes:
- the C12H20orf96 gene encoding uncharacterized protein C20orf96 homolog; translated protein: MEDYGPWQRSKKKTKTSILLPVQPTSSHKKNKTKPLISVQPALPSPSSFLVAKQPRTQRKPSRGEKVDSGGVQARIRLMRAVLKSRQISLRELQDHEKFLIKRNQDLVKTIQNMEDSSALQSREMLQQQDILSNVIDIVEYSNKKRLEEFEGELQKFEQEEEEKMNYLEQQVDQLNAKIKKTQEEVNFLSTYMDHEYPLKSVQISTLLRQLQQMKDLQQDEVDDLQEMRKKVLESLFNKIQEKKRDLLRSLAERALRPHQEILVQNTRDNQDILRYIDKFRDFNQEFLEEIPALRAQVRHLQTQIRQPREIIFADVLLRRPKCPPDMDVVLNIPREELLPF